In Deltaproteobacteria bacterium, the genomic stretch CCCAGACGAGCGACGCCGCTGCGGTCGAAGAAGCCGAGATGAATCCGCGCTGGCAGCTCGTGCTGGGGCTACTTGGCGAAGAGAAGGCTCCGTTCGGGCAGGGTAGTCTGCCGCGCTTCCGCGAGCGGATGGCCGCGCACGACCTCGACCGCAGATTGCTCGAGCGCACCGTCGAGCTCGCGAAGAGGACTGGCGGCTTCGGTTGGCAGAAGCTCAAGGCCGCGTTCGACTCATCGCCGCTGCGAGGTCGCGGCCGCGTCGCTGACACCTGGAACTTGATCGGACAGGCGATGGGTAAGCTCGTCAGTGCACTTGCGAAGATCGCTGCGGTCGAGGAGGACACGATCATCGCCGAAGCCAGGCTCACGCTGCTGCAGGGCAGCAGCATCAAGGCTGCACTGGACATCGACTGGGATGATCATGACCAGCGTAGTGAAGCGCTGCAACGACTCGTCGGTGAAGCACAAGCGCTGCTGGACTGGGCACGCGCCCGGGCTCCCGACGCGATGAAGGAGCGTGAGGTCGAGCAGGCCGCGGTTCTGCTCGAGCGCGTCCTCCACCAAGATACCGAGCCCGATCCCGAGCGACCGAGACGAGTACGGATCCGCAAGGGCGTCGCTGAAGACCGCGTCTGCTCCGTCGGCGACCCGGAGATGCGCCACGGCCGAAAAACCCGCTCACAGGCCTTCAACGGCTACAAGCGCTACATCGCGACTTCGATCGACGCGCCGCTCGTGCTCGCAGCCGAAGCGCGACCCGCCAACCAACCCGAACGCGAGGCTGTACCCTCACTCGTTGACCAAGTAGCGCCCTACGGCGAGCTCGACGAGCTCTTCATCGACCG encodes the following:
- a CDS encoding IS1182 family transposase, encoding MLWKVPTKLSAEEQRLVARMRKPSRFFVFLREIRAELFTPEFQEELARAYEPRGQEPVPPALLAMVVLLQAYTQTSDAAAVEEAEMNPRWQLVLGLLGEEKAPFGQGSLPRFRERMAAHDLDRRLLERTVELAKRTGGFGWQKLKAAFDSSPLRGRGRVADTWNLIGQAMGKLVSALAKIAAVEEDTIIAEARLTLLQGSSIKAALDIDWDDHDQRSEALQRLVGEAQALLDWARARAPDAMKEREVEQAAVLLERVLHQDTEPDPERPRRVRIRKGVAEDRVCSVGDPEMRHGRKTRSQAFNGYKRYIATSIDAPLVLAAEARPANQPEREAVPSLVDQVAPYGELDELFIDRGFLAHPEIAALDRDGVQVRCRPWREQNKHGRFGKSAFKIDLRRRLVTCPSGKQAEYSANTPTAYFGAETCDRCRLRARCTDAKAGRAIRIHPHESLHRKLEARRATEHGRQHLRARVVVEHRLARIGGLQSDRARYKGARKNTLDLRRHAAVANLIELQAALAA